The Vigna radiata var. radiata cultivar VC1973A chromosome 6, Vradiata_ver6, whole genome shotgun sequence DNA segment CTCCACCCTTGTATTGGCATTTCTCCTCTCCACATCAAACTGCACAAAATCACCATAGAGATTCTTCAATGATCatattattttcactttaaaagAATCTTGCTAGGTTAGTTCTGTAATATGATCAAATTAATGTGTATGAGTAGCATATAAGGAGTTATGAGATGGCTTAGTGTTATTAGAATTCAACTTCCGTCGCTAATCCTTGAGAAATACAAGGTTAGCTGGTGAGTTTGAGAGTTATAAGATTAGCTTAATGAGTTTGAAAGTTATAAGATTTAGCTTggtgattttgaaaaaaaaaagtgaaagaaatgTGGATTTAACTCCCTAATTAACAAAATACAAgtccataaaaataaaataaaaaaatgagtgCCAGGAAACTTTTACTTTCATAACCTAGTTTGCAAACCTAAGTCCccaaaacaaattttgaaaaccccaAATAGAACATACCTTGGGAGAATTTCTTACTAAGATTTCGTTTGGCTTTAAATCCTTGAAAATGGTAGCAGTGTTGGAATCCACCTCTATTTCTTGCTTCAAAGTGTTAATCTTTTCCAAGAGCTCTTTCATATAATCAATAGTGTCTCCAAGAATAGCTGTTCTGTCCATCTGTGAGAAGCATTTTTTTAGCAAGAAAATCAGCACTTATGCTGCATATATGGCACACGAAAAAGTAGTTCTATGTGCAGCTTTACATTTGAATACTTGTTGTAATAATAATGACTGATTCTCAATTCATACCTTACTTATCTTTGGGACAATTGATCTTAGCATGGAGAGTCTGTCGTTTaatctcttccttcttcttctctctgcCATTAGGTTCTTGGAAGGCTGCCCCTGAAGCTTCTTtgctctattctttctttccaCAGAAGAATCTGTGTTGAAAACAGGCATTTCAGGGGAATGGCTTGGCTCCATTTTGCATGTAGCTTGAAGGTCCAAACAATGAAGTTCTTCCCCAAGCAAACCCggatcttcttcttccatcaaaGACAATGGATAATCTTCATGAGGAACAAATGAAGGGGTGCTATGTGAAGCATCAAGGGTGCTATAAGATGAATCTACAATCTGGGGTGcataaaattcatcaaataaagAACTGTAGATTTCATTGAAGGTGTAGTCCAAGTTGTAACTCTGGGGCACTtcttgaaaagagaaagaatttgAAGGAAAAGCTTGATAGTTTTGATCAAAACAATCAAAACTCCAAGCATTAGAGAAAAGCTGGTTTTCTTGTGAACATGGATTGGTATCCCATGGTTCTCTTCTTAGAGCCATTGATTCCTCCAAGAAATCATTATCATAAAGttccatctctctctctctcttggtGTGATGGCTAATTGTTTTGGAAATACTGCCTTGAGACAATATAGTACTAAGTTGAAGCATATTTATAAGAGCACAATGAAAAGCTTGTTGCAAATTGcttattatatgatatatattattcatttgcAGCTATACCCTATGATCAAAATGGAATCTGCTTTTCACATTGCATCTCTCCATAGATCTTCCCCCTCAAATAGAGGGGGGCATTCTTGTCTTTTTCACCGAAATTTCTAtaaccaaattatatattttataggaATTTGTTGGAAA contains these protein-coding regions:
- the LOC106764382 gene encoding transcription factor bHLH61-like isoform X1 — encoded protein: MNNIYHIISNLQQAFHCALINMLQLSTILSQGSISKTISHHTKREREMELYDNDFLEESMALRREPWDTNPCSQENQLFSNAWSFDCFDQNYQAFPSNSFSFQEVPQSYNLDYTFNEIYSSLFDEFYAPQIVDSSYSTLDASHSTPSFVPHEDYPLSLMEEEDPGLLGEELHCLDLQATCKMEPSHSPEMPVFNTDSSVERKNRAKKLQGQPSKNLMAERRRRKRLNDRLSMLRSIVPKISKMDRTAILGDTIDYMKELLEKINTLKQEIEVDSNTATIFKDLKPNEILVRNSPKFDVERRNANTRVEICCAGKPGLLLSTVNTLETLGLEIQQCVISCFNDFTVQASCSEEQQKKILSSEDIKQALFRSAGYGGRCL
- the LOC106764382 gene encoding transcription factor bHLH61-like isoform X2 translates to MNNIYHIISNLQQAFHCALINMLQLSTILSQGSISKTISHHTKREREMELYDNDFLEESMALRREPWDTNPCSQENQLFSNAWSFDCFDQNYQAFPSNSFSFQEVPQSYNLDYTFNEIYSSLFDEFYAPQIVDSSYSTLDASHSTPSFVPHEDYPLSLMEEEDPGLLGEELHCLDLQATCKMEPSHSPEMPVFNTDSSVERKNRAKKLQGQPSKNLMAERRRRKRLNDRLSMLRSIVPKISKMDRTAILGDTIDYMKELLEKINTLKQEIEVDSNTATIFKDLKPNEILVRNSPKFDVERRNANTRVEICCAGKPGLLLSTVNTLETLGLEIQQCVISCFNDFTVQASCSEQKKILSSEDIKQALFRSAGYGGRCL